The Dunckerocampus dactyliophorus isolate RoL2022-P2 chromosome 1, RoL_Ddac_1.1, whole genome shotgun sequence genome has a segment encoding these proteins:
- the LOC129192546 gene encoding TRAF3-interacting JNK-activating modulator isoform X1 yields the protein MDVLCRGGLQVSPLKDFDRKLEIRTEKHEQLRRRTNVTSCRSPARDDDTVLLKHRLKEKRQTEFLRRRSLLSPLASKSIRGSSSEWFSYSGSSWSLQSSPNTDDWQMMMMLMEEASSSMEDITMENITHETIIDATKMRSEAGVQTESGLVTIKESDVLQLQDYLQEALWREETIKKKLAALQESIAQLLNTSNTVWKSRSNEDVLRNKIKVLEAQLQPYVQRFPKDATRKLVLQMKKQKVMFEEKTHKFAQEKNEALSKTGEALNTAKVDVLRLQDLYKELMHTCEKLRQQQDFSTDQLRQQQVQIELSRCREAALTEELVSLRQEKNELQFNIGLLEEYNQFLRDKQRSCSDGNIEEKDGVVQKTPEEEAKPKRDVMVERTPEEEGSKRDSDLLEEQLLYTQKELRLKEKECESLQTELHTMEQEFQSSQTRLSQCREELRQVSHHRNRPVSGILRVSWWSLCVILVLFILFLLLLVVGGATVLWLWHLPSREQMEDLHSDIGRRIEDYFMQMTSPKNPGCFRPF from the exons ATGGACGTGCTTTGTCGCGGTGGACTCCAAGTGTCCCCCTTGAAAGACTTTGATCGCAAACTGGAGATCAGAACAGAGAAACATGAGCAGCTACGAAGACGCACGAACGTGACGTCATGTCGGAGCCCTGCGAGAGACGACGACACGGTACTGTTAAAACATCGACTCAAGGAAAAGAGACAGACTGAGTTTCTGAGGAGGAGGTCTCTTTTGAGTCCGTTGGCGTCCAAGAGTATAAGAGGTTCTTCATCAGAGTGGTTCTCCTACTCAGGCTCGTCCTGGAGTCTACAAAGCAGCCCAAACACAGACGACTGG cagatgatgatgatgttgatggAGGAAGCATCTTCCTCCATGGAAGACATCACAATGGAGAACATCACACATGAAACAATCATTG ATGCCACAAAGATGAGGAGCGAGGCAGGTGTTCAAACAGA GTCTGGCCTTGTGACCATCAAAGAATCC GATGTTCTGCAGTTACAAGATTACTTGCAG GAGGCCTTGTGGAGGGAGGAGACCATCAAGAAGAAACTGGCAGCCCTGCAGGAGAGCATAGCACAGCTTCTCAACACCTCCAACACAGTGTGGAAG AGTCGCTCCAACGAAGACGTGCTGAGAAACAAGATTAAGGTCCTCGAGGCACAGCTGCAACCTTACGTGCAG AGGTTTCCAAAGGACGCAACGAGGAAACTGGTGCTCCAAATGAAAAAGCAGAAAGTGATGTTTGAGGAGAAGACCCATAAGTTTGCCCAGGAGAAAAATGAGGCACTCAGCAAGACGGGG GAAGCACTGAATACTGCAAAGGTGGACGTCCTGAGGTTGCAGGACCTTTACAAGGAGCTCATGCATACGTGTGAAAAGCTCCGGCAGCAACAAGACTTCAGCACTGATCAGCTGCGTCAGCAGCAAGTCCAAATTGAG CTGTCCAGATGCAGAGAGGCGGCACTGACAGAGGAGCTGGTGTCACTGAGACAAGAGAAGAACGAGCTGCAGTTCAACATTGGCCTGCTGGAAGAGTACAACCAATTTCTCAGAGACAAACAGCGGAGCTGTAGCg ATGGCAACATCGAGGAAAAGGATGGGGTGGTTCAGAAGACACcagaggaagaagcaaagccaaAGAGAGACGTAATGGTTGAGAGGACACCGGAGGAAGAAGGATCGAAGAGGGACTCTGACTTGTTGGAGGAGCAGCTTCTTTACACTCAGAAGGAACTCAGATTAAAGGAGAAAGAG TGTGAGTCCTTGCAGACGGAGTTACATACAATGGAGCAAGAGTTTCAGTCCAGCCAAACTAGGTTGTCACAGTGCAGAGAAGAGCTACGGCAAGTCAGCCACCACCGTAACAGACCGGTGAGCGGT ATATTGCGTGTGTCCTGGTGGAGTCTGTGTGTCATCCTggtcctcttcatcctctttcttcttctgctaGTTGTGGGTGGAGCTACTGTGCTGTGGCTGTGGCATCTACCTTCCAGGGAGCAAATGGAGGACCTCCACTCTGACATTGGGAGACGAATTGAAGATTATTTCATGCAAATGACCTCCCCCAAAAACCCAGGCTGTTTTAGGCCATTTTGA
- the LOC129192546 gene encoding TRAF3-interacting JNK-activating modulator isoform X4, producing MDVLCRGGLQVSPLKDFDRKLEIRTEKHEQLRRRTNVTSCRSPARDDDTVLLKHRLKEKRQTEFLRRRSLLSPLASKSIRGSSSEWFSYSGSSWSLQSSPNTDDWQMMMMLMEEASSSMEDITMENITHETIIDATKMRSEAGVQTESGLVTIKESDVLQLQDYLQEALWREETIKKKLAALQESIAQLLNTSNTVWKSRSNEDVLRNKIKVLEAQLQPYVQRFPKDATRKLVLQMKKQKVMFEEKTHKFAQEKNEALSKTGEALNTAKVDVLRLQDLYKELMHTCEKLRQQQDFSTDQLRQQQVQIELSRCREAALTEELVSLRQEKNELQFNIGLLEEYNQFLRDKQRSCSDGNIEEKDGVVQKTPEEEAKPKRDVMVERTPEEEGSKRDSDLLEEQLLYTQKELRLKEKETELHTMEQEFQSSQTRLSQCREELRQVSHHRNRPVSGILRVSWWSLCVILVLFILFLLLLVVGGATVLWLWHLPSREQMEDLHSDIGRRIEDYFMQMTSPKNPGCFRPF from the exons ATGGACGTGCTTTGTCGCGGTGGACTCCAAGTGTCCCCCTTGAAAGACTTTGATCGCAAACTGGAGATCAGAACAGAGAAACATGAGCAGCTACGAAGACGCACGAACGTGACGTCATGTCGGAGCCCTGCGAGAGACGACGACACGGTACTGTTAAAACATCGACTCAAGGAAAAGAGACAGACTGAGTTTCTGAGGAGGAGGTCTCTTTTGAGTCCGTTGGCGTCCAAGAGTATAAGAGGTTCTTCATCAGAGTGGTTCTCCTACTCAGGCTCGTCCTGGAGTCTACAAAGCAGCCCAAACACAGACGACTGG cagatgatgatgatgttgatggAGGAAGCATCTTCCTCCATGGAAGACATCACAATGGAGAACATCACACATGAAACAATCATTG ATGCCACAAAGATGAGGAGCGAGGCAGGTGTTCAAACAGA GTCTGGCCTTGTGACCATCAAAGAATCC GATGTTCTGCAGTTACAAGATTACTTGCAG GAGGCCTTGTGGAGGGAGGAGACCATCAAGAAGAAACTGGCAGCCCTGCAGGAGAGCATAGCACAGCTTCTCAACACCTCCAACACAGTGTGGAAG AGTCGCTCCAACGAAGACGTGCTGAGAAACAAGATTAAGGTCCTCGAGGCACAGCTGCAACCTTACGTGCAG AGGTTTCCAAAGGACGCAACGAGGAAACTGGTGCTCCAAATGAAAAAGCAGAAAGTGATGTTTGAGGAGAAGACCCATAAGTTTGCCCAGGAGAAAAATGAGGCACTCAGCAAGACGGGG GAAGCACTGAATACTGCAAAGGTGGACGTCCTGAGGTTGCAGGACCTTTACAAGGAGCTCATGCATACGTGTGAAAAGCTCCGGCAGCAACAAGACTTCAGCACTGATCAGCTGCGTCAGCAGCAAGTCCAAATTGAG CTGTCCAGATGCAGAGAGGCGGCACTGACAGAGGAGCTGGTGTCACTGAGACAAGAGAAGAACGAGCTGCAGTTCAACATTGGCCTGCTGGAAGAGTACAACCAATTTCTCAGAGACAAACAGCGGAGCTGTAGCg ATGGCAACATCGAGGAAAAGGATGGGGTGGTTCAGAAGACACcagaggaagaagcaaagccaaAGAGAGACGTAATGGTTGAGAGGACACCGGAGGAAGAAGGATCGAAGAGGGACTCTGACTTGTTGGAGGAGCAGCTTCTTTACACTCAGAAGGAACTCAGATTAAAGGAGAAAGAG ACGGAGTTACATACAATGGAGCAAGAGTTTCAGTCCAGCCAAACTAGGTTGTCACAGTGCAGAGAAGAGCTACGGCAAGTCAGCCACCACCGTAACAGACCGGTGAGCGGT ATATTGCGTGTGTCCTGGTGGAGTCTGTGTGTCATCCTggtcctcttcatcctctttcttcttctgctaGTTGTGGGTGGAGCTACTGTGCTGTGGCTGTGGCATCTACCTTCCAGGGAGCAAATGGAGGACCTCCACTCTGACATTGGGAGACGAATTGAAGATTATTTCATGCAAATGACCTCCCCCAAAAACCCAGGCTGTTTTAGGCCATTTTGA
- the LOC129192546 gene encoding TRAF3-interacting JNK-activating modulator isoform X2, whose translation MDVLCRGGLQVSPLKDFDRKLEIRTEKHEQLRRRTNVTSCRSPARDDDTVLLKHRLKEKRQTEFLRRRSLLSPLASKSIRGSSSEWFSYSGSSWSLQSSPNTDDWMMMMLMEEASSSMEDITMENITHETIIDATKMRSEAGVQTESGLVTIKESDVLQLQDYLQEALWREETIKKKLAALQESIAQLLNTSNTVWKSRSNEDVLRNKIKVLEAQLQPYVQRFPKDATRKLVLQMKKQKVMFEEKTHKFAQEKNEALSKTGEALNTAKVDVLRLQDLYKELMHTCEKLRQQQDFSTDQLRQQQVQIELSRCREAALTEELVSLRQEKNELQFNIGLLEEYNQFLRDKQRSCSDGNIEEKDGVVQKTPEEEAKPKRDVMVERTPEEEGSKRDSDLLEEQLLYTQKELRLKEKECESLQTELHTMEQEFQSSQTRLSQCREELRQVSHHRNRPVSGILRVSWWSLCVILVLFILFLLLLVVGGATVLWLWHLPSREQMEDLHSDIGRRIEDYFMQMTSPKNPGCFRPF comes from the exons ATGGACGTGCTTTGTCGCGGTGGACTCCAAGTGTCCCCCTTGAAAGACTTTGATCGCAAACTGGAGATCAGAACAGAGAAACATGAGCAGCTACGAAGACGCACGAACGTGACGTCATGTCGGAGCCCTGCGAGAGACGACGACACGGTACTGTTAAAACATCGACTCAAGGAAAAGAGACAGACTGAGTTTCTGAGGAGGAGGTCTCTTTTGAGTCCGTTGGCGTCCAAGAGTATAAGAGGTTCTTCATCAGAGTGGTTCTCCTACTCAGGCTCGTCCTGGAGTCTACAAAGCAGCCCAAACACAGACGACTGG atgatgatgatgttgatggAGGAAGCATCTTCCTCCATGGAAGACATCACAATGGAGAACATCACACATGAAACAATCATTG ATGCCACAAAGATGAGGAGCGAGGCAGGTGTTCAAACAGA GTCTGGCCTTGTGACCATCAAAGAATCC GATGTTCTGCAGTTACAAGATTACTTGCAG GAGGCCTTGTGGAGGGAGGAGACCATCAAGAAGAAACTGGCAGCCCTGCAGGAGAGCATAGCACAGCTTCTCAACACCTCCAACACAGTGTGGAAG AGTCGCTCCAACGAAGACGTGCTGAGAAACAAGATTAAGGTCCTCGAGGCACAGCTGCAACCTTACGTGCAG AGGTTTCCAAAGGACGCAACGAGGAAACTGGTGCTCCAAATGAAAAAGCAGAAAGTGATGTTTGAGGAGAAGACCCATAAGTTTGCCCAGGAGAAAAATGAGGCACTCAGCAAGACGGGG GAAGCACTGAATACTGCAAAGGTGGACGTCCTGAGGTTGCAGGACCTTTACAAGGAGCTCATGCATACGTGTGAAAAGCTCCGGCAGCAACAAGACTTCAGCACTGATCAGCTGCGTCAGCAGCAAGTCCAAATTGAG CTGTCCAGATGCAGAGAGGCGGCACTGACAGAGGAGCTGGTGTCACTGAGACAAGAGAAGAACGAGCTGCAGTTCAACATTGGCCTGCTGGAAGAGTACAACCAATTTCTCAGAGACAAACAGCGGAGCTGTAGCg ATGGCAACATCGAGGAAAAGGATGGGGTGGTTCAGAAGACACcagaggaagaagcaaagccaaAGAGAGACGTAATGGTTGAGAGGACACCGGAGGAAGAAGGATCGAAGAGGGACTCTGACTTGTTGGAGGAGCAGCTTCTTTACACTCAGAAGGAACTCAGATTAAAGGAGAAAGAG TGTGAGTCCTTGCAGACGGAGTTACATACAATGGAGCAAGAGTTTCAGTCCAGCCAAACTAGGTTGTCACAGTGCAGAGAAGAGCTACGGCAAGTCAGCCACCACCGTAACAGACCGGTGAGCGGT ATATTGCGTGTGTCCTGGTGGAGTCTGTGTGTCATCCTggtcctcttcatcctctttcttcttctgctaGTTGTGGGTGGAGCTACTGTGCTGTGGCTGTGGCATCTACCTTCCAGGGAGCAAATGGAGGACCTCCACTCTGACATTGGGAGACGAATTGAAGATTATTTCATGCAAATGACCTCCCCCAAAAACCCAGGCTGTTTTAGGCCATTTTGA
- the LOC129192546 gene encoding TRAF3-interacting JNK-activating modulator isoform X5 codes for MDVLCRGGLQVSPLKDFDRKLEIRTEKHEQLRRRTNVTSCRSPARDDDTVLLKHRLKEKRQTEFLRRRSLLSPLASKSIRGSSSEWFSYSGSSWSLQSSPNTDDWQMMMMLMEEASSSMEDITMENITHETIIDATKMRSEAGVQTESGLVTIKESDVLQLQDYLQEALWREETIKKKLAALQESIAQLLNTSNTVWKSRSNEDVLRNKIKVLEAQLQPYVQRFPKDATRKLVLQMKKQKVMFEEKTHKFAQEKNEALSKTGEALNTAKVDVLRLQDLYKELMHTCEKLRQQQDFSTDQLRQQQVQIELSRCREAALTEELVSLRQEKNELQFNIGLLEEYNQFLRDKQRSCSDGNIEEKDGVVQKTPEEEAKPKRDVMVERTPEEEGSKRDSDLLEEQLLYTQKELRLKEKETELHTMEQEFQSSQTRLSQCREELRQVSHHRNRPILRVSWWSLCVILVLFILFLLLLVVGGATVLWLWHLPSREQMEDLHSDIGRRIEDYFMQMTSPKNPGCFRPF; via the exons ATGGACGTGCTTTGTCGCGGTGGACTCCAAGTGTCCCCCTTGAAAGACTTTGATCGCAAACTGGAGATCAGAACAGAGAAACATGAGCAGCTACGAAGACGCACGAACGTGACGTCATGTCGGAGCCCTGCGAGAGACGACGACACGGTACTGTTAAAACATCGACTCAAGGAAAAGAGACAGACTGAGTTTCTGAGGAGGAGGTCTCTTTTGAGTCCGTTGGCGTCCAAGAGTATAAGAGGTTCTTCATCAGAGTGGTTCTCCTACTCAGGCTCGTCCTGGAGTCTACAAAGCAGCCCAAACACAGACGACTGG cagatgatgatgatgttgatggAGGAAGCATCTTCCTCCATGGAAGACATCACAATGGAGAACATCACACATGAAACAATCATTG ATGCCACAAAGATGAGGAGCGAGGCAGGTGTTCAAACAGA GTCTGGCCTTGTGACCATCAAAGAATCC GATGTTCTGCAGTTACAAGATTACTTGCAG GAGGCCTTGTGGAGGGAGGAGACCATCAAGAAGAAACTGGCAGCCCTGCAGGAGAGCATAGCACAGCTTCTCAACACCTCCAACACAGTGTGGAAG AGTCGCTCCAACGAAGACGTGCTGAGAAACAAGATTAAGGTCCTCGAGGCACAGCTGCAACCTTACGTGCAG AGGTTTCCAAAGGACGCAACGAGGAAACTGGTGCTCCAAATGAAAAAGCAGAAAGTGATGTTTGAGGAGAAGACCCATAAGTTTGCCCAGGAGAAAAATGAGGCACTCAGCAAGACGGGG GAAGCACTGAATACTGCAAAGGTGGACGTCCTGAGGTTGCAGGACCTTTACAAGGAGCTCATGCATACGTGTGAAAAGCTCCGGCAGCAACAAGACTTCAGCACTGATCAGCTGCGTCAGCAGCAAGTCCAAATTGAG CTGTCCAGATGCAGAGAGGCGGCACTGACAGAGGAGCTGGTGTCACTGAGACAAGAGAAGAACGAGCTGCAGTTCAACATTGGCCTGCTGGAAGAGTACAACCAATTTCTCAGAGACAAACAGCGGAGCTGTAGCg ATGGCAACATCGAGGAAAAGGATGGGGTGGTTCAGAAGACACcagaggaagaagcaaagccaaAGAGAGACGTAATGGTTGAGAGGACACCGGAGGAAGAAGGATCGAAGAGGGACTCTGACTTGTTGGAGGAGCAGCTTCTTTACACTCAGAAGGAACTCAGATTAAAGGAGAAAGAG ACGGAGTTACATACAATGGAGCAAGAGTTTCAGTCCAGCCAAACTAGGTTGTCACAGTGCAGAGAAGAGCTACGGCAAGTCAGCCACCACCGTAACAGACCG ATATTGCGTGTGTCCTGGTGGAGTCTGTGTGTCATCCTggtcctcttcatcctctttcttcttctgctaGTTGTGGGTGGAGCTACTGTGCTGTGGCTGTGGCATCTACCTTCCAGGGAGCAAATGGAGGACCTCCACTCTGACATTGGGAGACGAATTGAAGATTATTTCATGCAAATGACCTCCCCCAAAAACCCAGGCTGTTTTAGGCCATTTTGA
- the LOC129192546 gene encoding TRAF3-interacting JNK-activating modulator isoform X3 codes for MDVLCRGGLQVSPLKDFDRKLEIRTEKHEQLRRRTNVTSCRSPARDDDTVLLKHRLKEKRQTEFLRRRSLLSPLASKSIRGSSSEWFSYSGSSWSLQSSPNTDDWQMMMMLMEEASSSMEDITMENITHETIIDATKMRSEAGVQTESGLVTIKESDVLQLQDYLQEALWREETIKKKLAALQESIAQLLNTSNTVWKSRSNEDVLRNKIKVLEAQLQPYVQRFPKDATRKLVLQMKKQKVMFEEKTHKFAQEKNEALSKTGEALNTAKVDVLRLQDLYKELMHTCEKLRQQQDFSTDQLRQQQVQIELSRCREAALTEELVSLRQEKNELQFNIGLLEEYNQFLRDKQRSCSDGNIEEKDGVVQKTPEEEAKPKRDVMVERTPEEEGSKRDSDLLEEQLLYTQKELRLKEKECESLQTELHTMEQEFQSSQTRLSQCREELRQVSHHRNRPILRVSWWSLCVILVLFILFLLLLVVGGATVLWLWHLPSREQMEDLHSDIGRRIEDYFMQMTSPKNPGCFRPF; via the exons ATGGACGTGCTTTGTCGCGGTGGACTCCAAGTGTCCCCCTTGAAAGACTTTGATCGCAAACTGGAGATCAGAACAGAGAAACATGAGCAGCTACGAAGACGCACGAACGTGACGTCATGTCGGAGCCCTGCGAGAGACGACGACACGGTACTGTTAAAACATCGACTCAAGGAAAAGAGACAGACTGAGTTTCTGAGGAGGAGGTCTCTTTTGAGTCCGTTGGCGTCCAAGAGTATAAGAGGTTCTTCATCAGAGTGGTTCTCCTACTCAGGCTCGTCCTGGAGTCTACAAAGCAGCCCAAACACAGACGACTGG cagatgatgatgatgttgatggAGGAAGCATCTTCCTCCATGGAAGACATCACAATGGAGAACATCACACATGAAACAATCATTG ATGCCACAAAGATGAGGAGCGAGGCAGGTGTTCAAACAGA GTCTGGCCTTGTGACCATCAAAGAATCC GATGTTCTGCAGTTACAAGATTACTTGCAG GAGGCCTTGTGGAGGGAGGAGACCATCAAGAAGAAACTGGCAGCCCTGCAGGAGAGCATAGCACAGCTTCTCAACACCTCCAACACAGTGTGGAAG AGTCGCTCCAACGAAGACGTGCTGAGAAACAAGATTAAGGTCCTCGAGGCACAGCTGCAACCTTACGTGCAG AGGTTTCCAAAGGACGCAACGAGGAAACTGGTGCTCCAAATGAAAAAGCAGAAAGTGATGTTTGAGGAGAAGACCCATAAGTTTGCCCAGGAGAAAAATGAGGCACTCAGCAAGACGGGG GAAGCACTGAATACTGCAAAGGTGGACGTCCTGAGGTTGCAGGACCTTTACAAGGAGCTCATGCATACGTGTGAAAAGCTCCGGCAGCAACAAGACTTCAGCACTGATCAGCTGCGTCAGCAGCAAGTCCAAATTGAG CTGTCCAGATGCAGAGAGGCGGCACTGACAGAGGAGCTGGTGTCACTGAGACAAGAGAAGAACGAGCTGCAGTTCAACATTGGCCTGCTGGAAGAGTACAACCAATTTCTCAGAGACAAACAGCGGAGCTGTAGCg ATGGCAACATCGAGGAAAAGGATGGGGTGGTTCAGAAGACACcagaggaagaagcaaagccaaAGAGAGACGTAATGGTTGAGAGGACACCGGAGGAAGAAGGATCGAAGAGGGACTCTGACTTGTTGGAGGAGCAGCTTCTTTACACTCAGAAGGAACTCAGATTAAAGGAGAAAGAG TGTGAGTCCTTGCAGACGGAGTTACATACAATGGAGCAAGAGTTTCAGTCCAGCCAAACTAGGTTGTCACAGTGCAGAGAAGAGCTACGGCAAGTCAGCCACCACCGTAACAGACCG ATATTGCGTGTGTCCTGGTGGAGTCTGTGTGTCATCCTggtcctcttcatcctctttcttcttctgctaGTTGTGGGTGGAGCTACTGTGCTGTGGCTGTGGCATCTACCTTCCAGGGAGCAAATGGAGGACCTCCACTCTGACATTGGGAGACGAATTGAAGATTATTTCATGCAAATGACCTCCCCCAAAAACCCAGGCTGTTTTAGGCCATTTTGA